The Actinosynnema mirum DSM 43827 genomic interval CGGGCCTCGCTCGTGCCTTGTCCGCCTTGGTGCGGATTCGTTGTGCTGGTCGCCTGCTGCACCGTTCTCGTGGTCACTTCTCGGGTCTTGGCGCGACGAGCGGTCGTCTCGCCACGGTGAGCGGGTTCACAGTTTCGGGATTCGGGGGTTTGCGCGGGGGTGGTGGGGGTGTGCGGCGTTCAGCGCGGCGAAGTCGGTCTTGGCGCTCGCCGTGCCCGAGCGACCAGTTGTCGACTCGCGGGTTACCGAGGGGGTGGGTCGTGCCGTTAGTTCAAGTGGCGGCACCGGACGGTGTCGCGTCACACCGCCCCGACGCAGAGTCGCGGTTTTCGAGGAGGCGAACCCAAGATGGAGTGGTCGGAGAGCTGGCGCGGAGCGTTCCGCATCGAGCTGCGCGCGGAGGCGGTCAACCTCGCGTGGCACGGCTGGCCGGTGCTCCCCGGTACCTACCCCTCGGGTGACGGCTGGCTCGGGCGCGACCAGGTCGAGGCGAGCGGGCCCGTTCCGGTGCACGCCGACTGGCGCGAGCGGATCGGCACGCTGCCCGAGCAGGTCGCCACCTGGTGGACCGGCGGGTCCTACACGATCCTGCTCGCCACCGGGCACGGCGTGGACGCCGTCGAGGTGAACGCCGAGCTGGGCAAGCGGGCCGCCGTCGCGCTGCGCACCGCCGGTGCTCCCGCGCCGATCGTGGCCACTCCGGACGGGCGGTGGATGTTCCTGGTGCGGTCCGGCGGTGTGGTCCGGGAGGACCTCGCCGCGCGCGGCGTCGTCCACCGGACGCGCGGCGAGCACATCACGCTCCCGCCCTCGCCCGCGCGGCACGGGGTCGTGCACTGGCGGGTCAAGCCGCAGGTGTGCGGGTGGCAGCTCCCCGAGCCCGGCACCGTGCTCGACGCCATCGGCTCCGCCCTGGCCGTGCGCCACGACGGGCTCGTCGCTCTCGAGTCCTGAGGGGCGACGGGAACCGGGTCCTGATGGCTGGCCGGGAACTGAGCCCGGCTGCCGCGGGGAACGGGAACGGGATCAGGGACGCGACCTGGCTGGGCCGCCGGAGGCGGTCCGCGCCACCACTGACGCGGCACCGAGGGGACCGGTACCCCCGAGGTGCTCGCGCCGTCGCCGGGGGAGCCCGGCGGCGGTGAAGCAGGAGAACCGCAGCACGGTTGCGCCAGTGCCATGGCGTCGCCAGCACCACTGGCCAGACCAGCGCCACCCGCAGGACCAGTTTCACCCGCAGGAAGCACACCCACCCGCATGGCCAGTTCCACCCGTGAGGTCGGCTCCACCCGCTACGCCAGTGCCATGGCGTCGGCGGTTCAACGCGCAGTGCCGGCTTCACCTGCCAGACCAGAACCAGATCCACCAGCTCCAGAACCACCAGCTCCACCAGAACCACCCAGCCGGTCGGGCTGGGCGTCGGAGGGTGGGTTCTCCACCGCTCTGAGGACGACGTCCAGCACGGCCGCGCCACCTGCCTTGTCCAGCGGATCGTTGCCGTTGCCGCACTTCGGCGACTGCACGCAGGACGGGCACCCCGCAGGGCACGCGCACGAGGAGATGGCCTCCCGCGCCGCGGCCAACCACGGGACCACCGCGGCGAAACCGCGGTCGGCGAATCCGGCTCCACCCGGATGACCGTCGTGCACGAACACCGTCGCCTCCCCGGTGTCCTGGTGCAGCGCGGTCGACACCCCGCCGATGTCCCACCGGTCGCAGGTCGCGAAGAGCGGTAGCAGGCCGATCGCCGCGTGCTCGGCGGCGTGCAGCGCGCCGGGGACGGTCGCCGGAGCCAGACCGGCGCCTCCCGGCGCGCTGCCCAGCAACGAATCGTCCACCGCGTACCAGACCGCCCGCGTGCGCAGCACCTGCGCGGGCAGGTCCAGCGGCACCTGGTCGACCACCTGGCCGGACGGCAGCTTCCGCAGGTACGACACCACCTGCGAGGTCACCTCCACCTCGCCCAGGCACACCCGCACGCCGGCGAACCGCCGCTCCTGCTCGACCCGCACCACCACGATGTCCTTGGTGTCCCGCGCCGTCGTGCTCCAGTCCGGGCGCTCCGCACGCACCAGCGCGATCCCGGCCTCCAGGTCCAGCGAGTCCACCACGTACGACTCGCCCTGGTGCAGGTACACCGCGCCCTCGTGCACCGTCCAGTGCGCCGCCGCCGGGTCGACCGTGCCGAGCACCCGCCCGGTGTCGCCCTCCACGACCACGACCTGCTCGCCGCCCGACCCCCGGATGTCCACCTGCCCCTGCGGGCGCTCCCGCGCCGTCCAGTACCAGCCGCCGTTGGGCCGCCGCCGCAGCACCCGGTCCGCGACCAGCCCGTCCACCACCTCGCGCGCGCCCTCCCCGAACCCCGCCAGGCACTCCTCGGTCAGCGGCAGCTCCGCCGCCGCGCACGCCAGGTGCGGGGCCAGCACGTACGGGTTCGACGGGTCCAGCACGGTCGCCTCCACCGGCCGCCGCAGCACCGCCTCCGGGTGGTGCGCCAGGTACGTGTCCAGCGGGTCGTCCCGCGCCACGAACACCACCAGCGAGTCCCCGCCCGACCGGCCCGCGCGCCCCGCCTGCTGCCAGAACGACGCCAGCGTGCCGGGGAACCCGGCCACCACCACCGCGTCCAGCCCGGCGATGTCCACGCCCAGCTCCAGCGCGTTCGTCGTCGCCACCCCGAGCAGGTCCCCGCTCGCCAGCGCCCTCTCCAGCGCCCGCCGCTCCTCCGGCAGGTACCCGCCCCGGTACGCGGCGACCCGCCCCGGCAGCTCGGGGTCCACCTCGGCCAGCACCCGCCGCGCGCCCATCGCGGTCAGCTCCGCCCCGACCCGCGACCGCACGAACGCCAGCGACCGCGCCCCCTCGACCACCAGGTCCGCCAGGATGCGCGCCGTCTCCGCGCCCGCCGACCGCCGCACCGGCGCGCCGTTCTCACCCTCCAGCTCGGACAGCAGCGGCGGCTCCCACAGCGCCACCACCCGCCCCGCGCG includes:
- a CDS encoding bifunctional DNA primase/polymerase translates to MEWSESWRGAFRIELRAEAVNLAWHGWPVLPGTYPSGDGWLGRDQVEASGPVPVHADWRERIGTLPEQVATWWTGGSYTILLATGHGVDAVEVNAELGKRAAVALRTAGAPAPIVATPDGRWMFLVRSGGVVREDLAARGVVHRTRGEHITLPPSPARHGVVHWRVKPQVCGWQLPEPGTVLDAIGSALAVRHDGLVALES
- a CDS encoding DEAD/DEAH box helicase; its protein translation is MANQGRRLLDRVLAGVPLGEAPLTHAEELPGQDAREVPWPSWAAPEVVSALVERGVPAPWSHQAQAAELAWSGRDVVVATGTASGKSLAYQLPVLSALVAEGRATALYLSPTKALGADQIRAVEELAVPGVRAASFDGDTAMDERDWVRAHANWVFSNPDMLHRGVLPNHARWIRFFRGLAYVVVDECHAYRGVFGSHVALLLRRLRRVARRYGADPVFVLASATVAEPAASAERLVGKPCAAVVEDGSPRAGRVVALWEPPLLSELEGENGAPVRRSAGAETARILADLVVEGARSLAFVRSRVGAELTAMGARRVLAEVDPELPGRVAAYRGGYLPEERRALERALASGDLLGVATTNALELGVDIAGLDAVVVAGFPGTLASFWQQAGRAGRSGGDSLVVFVARDDPLDTYLAHHPEAVLRRPVEATVLDPSNPYVLAPHLACAAAELPLTEECLAGFGEGAREVVDGLVADRVLRRRPNGGWYWTARERPQGQVDIRGSGGEQVVVVEGDTGRVLGTVDPAAAHWTVHEGAVYLHQGESYVVDSLDLEAGIALVRAERPDWSTTARDTKDIVVVRVEQERRFAGVRVCLGEVEVTSQVVSYLRKLPSGQVVDQVPLDLPAQVLRTRAVWYAVDDSLLGSAPGGAGLAPATVPGALHAAEHAAIGLLPLFATCDRWDIGGVSTALHQDTGEATVFVHDGHPGGAGFADRGFAAVVPWLAAAREAISSCACPAGCPSCVQSPKCGNGNDPLDKAGGAAVLDVVLRAVENPPSDAQPDRLGGSGGAGGSGAGGSGSGLAGEAGTAR